One genomic region from Halorussus rarus encodes:
- a CDS encoding GNAT family N-acetyltransferase, which translates to MRVEQLELEEWESALPSDGFEVFHLPEALEVLDRHADAEMQLFGGFKGQQPIALLPVFVQQKSVGTAVTSPPPGMGVPRLGPILMPTSPKRRKQEKVNNEFTEKVLQRVGTDLGLDRRLAAAGVESPTAERVLDHLDVDSRLTLFRMECNAAYGDPRPYAWGNLQVEPNFTYFLDVEGRSAEEVRKSFSKSLRRDIRDAEELDVTVETEGVEGARAVYEATQRRYAEQDEPFSLTWSYVRDLFEALAADDRARAYVARDADGEYLSGITALYSNDHAYFWQGGAKAIYEGTAVNSLIHWRLVEDLIEEPPVESVTEYDLMGANTERLCRYKAKFGADLVPYYVVESPGAAMNVAKRAYKLVQ; encoded by the coding sequence ATGAGAGTCGAGCAACTCGAACTCGAAGAGTGGGAGTCGGCGCTGCCGAGCGACGGATTCGAAGTGTTCCACCTGCCCGAGGCCCTGGAGGTGCTGGACCGCCACGCCGACGCCGAGATGCAGTTGTTCGGCGGGTTCAAGGGCCAGCAGCCAATCGCGCTCCTGCCGGTCTTCGTCCAGCAGAAGTCGGTCGGCACCGCGGTCACCTCGCCGCCGCCGGGCATGGGCGTCCCCCGGCTCGGGCCGATCCTGATGCCGACCAGCCCGAAGCGCCGCAAGCAGGAGAAGGTCAACAACGAGTTCACCGAGAAAGTGCTCCAGCGGGTCGGCACCGACCTGGGCCTCGACCGGCGGCTCGCGGCGGCCGGCGTCGAGTCGCCGACGGCCGAGCGCGTGCTCGACCACCTCGACGTCGATTCCCGGCTGACGCTGTTCCGGATGGAGTGCAACGCGGCCTACGGCGACCCCCGACCGTACGCCTGGGGCAACCTCCAGGTCGAGCCCAACTTCACCTACTTCCTCGACGTCGAGGGCCGGAGCGCCGAGGAGGTCCGCAAGTCGTTCTCGAAGAGCCTCCGTCGGGATATCCGCGACGCCGAGGAGCTCGACGTGACCGTCGAGACCGAGGGAGTTGAGGGCGCCCGCGCAGTGTACGAGGCGACCCAGCGGCGGTACGCCGAGCAGGACGAACCGTTCTCGCTGACGTGGTCGTACGTCCGGGATCTGTTCGAGGCCCTCGCGGCGGACGACCGGGCGCGGGCCTACGTCGCCCGCGACGCCGACGGCGAGTACCTCTCGGGCATCACCGCCCTCTACTCGAACGACCACGCCTACTTCTGGCAGGGCGGCGCGAAGGCCATCTACGAGGGCACCGCGGTCAACAGCCTCATCCACTGGCGACTTGTCGAGGACCTCATCGAGGAGCCGCCGGTCGAGTCGGTCACCGAGTACGACCTGATGGGCGCCAACACCGAGCGGCTCTGCCGCTACAAGGCCAAGTTCGGCGCCGATCTGGTGCCCTACTACGTCGTGGAGTCGCCCGGCGCGGCGATGAACGTCGCCAAGCGGGCGTACAAGCTGGTCCAGTAG
- a CDS encoding CheF family chemotaxis protein — MSKEGEHKITDTQGKFLQVVKNGRKLNDPDWTSGRILLSNKRLVLAGNQGKRSIPLSKVNGIKGRYDVNQAVAAVSDYLSVEFENNVVLLGTNMDIEEFETDVYGALLNQKMILTKHPAVEGGVVQDTEWEKARVKVTEGMVNVAIASGTFVGIELDDIGSVERGTRTVEGEQRTVLEVEHTQGDTSIQTYVSGQTRRATLLESLFRKGERKNEGGVELDETEKEVLMALYSGVSSFEIPDFLGMDVDEVERIFERLIEVDVLEEVRKRREVSLKTRGRNIASESINEK; from the coding sequence ATGAGCAAGGAAGGCGAGCACAAGATAACCGACACCCAGGGGAAGTTCCTGCAGGTCGTGAAGAACGGCCGCAAGCTCAACGACCCCGACTGGACCAGCGGCCGCATCCTGCTTTCGAACAAGCGACTCGTGCTGGCCGGCAACCAGGGCAAGCGGTCGATCCCGCTGTCCAAGGTCAACGGCATCAAGGGGCGCTACGACGTGAACCAGGCCGTCGCGGCGGTCTCGGACTACCTGAGCGTGGAGTTCGAGAACAACGTCGTCCTCCTCGGGACGAACATGGACATCGAGGAGTTCGAGACCGACGTCTACGGCGCGCTGCTGAACCAGAAGATGATCCTGACCAAGCACCCCGCGGTCGAAGGGGGCGTGGTCCAGGACACCGAGTGGGAGAAGGCCCGCGTCAAGGTGACCGAGGGGATGGTCAACGTCGCCATCGCCAGCGGCACGTTCGTCGGCATCGAACTCGACGACATCGGGTCGGTCGAGCGCGGGACCCGGACGGTCGAGGGCGAGCAGCGCACGGTCCTCGAGGTCGAGCACACGCAGGGCGATACCAGCATCCAGACGTACGTCTCGGGCCAGACCAGACGGGCCACCCTGCTGGAGTCGCTGTTCCGGAAGGGCGAGCGCAAGAACGAGGGCGGCGTCGAACTCGACGAGACCGAAAAGGAGGTCCTGATGGCGCTGTACTCGGGGGTTTCGTCGTTCGAGATACCGGACTTTCTCGGCATGGACGTCGACGAGGTCGAGCGCATCTTCGAGCGGCTCATCGAGGTGGACGTGCTGGAGGAGGTCCGCAAGCGGCGCGAGGTGAGCCTGAAGACCCGCGGGCGGAACATCGCCAGCGAGTCTATCAACGAGAAGTGA
- a CDS encoding polysaccharide deacetylase family protein: MSDRRARDDTGTDRSSRRPADPEIAGSPPAVADAEFALLLTHDVDRPYKTIQSVYHAIERRDPRQLKGLLPGVNPWWQFDDITALEESLGVRSAFYFLREQHILERSPSDWLDPFYWVEHLGRYDIETPELIELLDRLDSGGWEVGLHGSYDSYDDPVRLRMEKTRLEAALGDDVAGGRQHHLNRGPRTWAHHRAVGLRYDASPGSSETVGFDHGHLPLRPFDDEFVVFPLTVMECALPDPGEDFGAAWAECERLLDEAADEGAVMSALWHPRLFTEADFPGYRRLYRRLIERALELGAWVGPPGDYYDLMDHPGTEESSSVESGTPEDDDPESGHRRDVRGAQAEDNKVKTGANRE; encoded by the coding sequence ATGAGTGACCGACGCGCTCGCGATGACACCGGAACTGACCGCAGTAGCCGTCGCCCGGCCGACCCGGAAATCGCCGGGTCGCCGCCCGCGGTCGCCGACGCCGAGTTCGCGCTCCTGCTGACCCACGACGTCGACCGGCCGTACAAGACGATCCAGTCGGTCTACCACGCGATAGAGCGGCGCGACCCCCGACAGCTCAAGGGGCTGCTGCCGGGCGTCAACCCCTGGTGGCAGTTCGACGACATCACGGCGCTCGAGGAGTCGCTGGGCGTCCGGTCGGCGTTCTACTTCCTGCGCGAGCAGCACATCCTCGAACGCTCGCCGTCCGACTGGCTCGACCCCTTCTACTGGGTCGAGCACCTGGGCCGGTACGACATCGAGACGCCGGAGCTGATCGAACTGCTCGACCGGCTCGACTCGGGGGGCTGGGAGGTCGGGCTCCACGGCTCGTACGACTCCTACGACGACCCGGTCCGGCTCCGGATGGAGAAGACCCGGCTGGAGGCCGCGCTGGGCGACGACGTGGCCGGGGGTCGCCAGCACCACCTCAACCGCGGGCCGCGGACCTGGGCCCACCACCGCGCGGTCGGGCTCCGGTACGACGCCAGCCCGGGGTCGAGCGAGACGGTCGGCTTCGACCACGGCCACCTCCCGCTTCGGCCCTTCGACGACGAGTTCGTGGTGTTCCCGCTGACGGTCATGGAGTGCGCGCTCCCCGACCCCGGCGAGGACTTCGGGGCGGCGTGGGCCGAGTGCGAGCGCCTGCTCGACGAGGCCGCCGACGAGGGCGCGGTGATGTCGGCGCTGTGGCACCCCCGGCTGTTCACCGAGGCCGACTTCCCCGGCTACCGCCGGCTCTACCGCCGGCTGATCGAGCGGGCGCTGGAGCTGGGCGCGTGGGTCGGCCCGCCGGGCGACTACTACGACCTGATGGACCACCCCGGGACCGAGGAAAGCAGCTCCGTCGAATCGGGGACTCCGGAGGATGACGACCCCGAATCTGGCCACAGGCGCGACGTACGCGGGGCGCAGGCGGAGGATAACAAAGTGAAAACCGGCGCCAACCGGGAGTAA
- a CDS encoding flippase — MDLKRFARSFKAMLSARALHMAASGVLMVVLARVLLTQEEYGLLGSALAVLGVVQLFSDLGFAKAGARYITEYRETKPEQVPHVLRTAVGYRIATVAVVGGLFALLAPRVASAVGQPEIGPLLVLGTGYVVVHSFFTFSQVIFQGYNQITYSAAIRAIGSVGRLALAATFVVFVGGAVGALAGYIAGYGVGALVGLGLLYVECYRDADRDEPPEDGLTRRVAEYSVPLTATRGANILDKRVDTILVGYFMNPVAVGYYYLSKQIVGFVHSPAASLGFTLSPAYGEHKAEGETDHAASIYETTLKYILLLYVPAAAGMVIVAEPALRLVFGPEWVDAAPVLQVFAGYVVLQAVSYVTGDALDFLGRARERALAKGGGSVGNFLLNLAMIPAFGVVGAAAATVITHSGVLAVTLWVIHAELDLAVGELVRHFLAVVAVTGAMSLAVVAVLAHVGGAVALVGAILAGVVVWAGLSVVSGLLDVQRVRTILA; from the coding sequence ATGGATCTGAAACGCTTCGCGCGGTCGTTCAAGGCGATGCTGAGCGCGCGCGCCCTCCACATGGCCGCGAGCGGCGTGCTGATGGTCGTGCTCGCCCGCGTCCTGCTCACCCAGGAGGAGTACGGACTCCTCGGGTCGGCGCTGGCGGTGCTGGGCGTCGTGCAGCTGTTCTCGGACCTCGGCTTCGCCAAGGCGGGCGCGCGCTACATCACGGAGTACCGCGAGACGAAACCGGAGCAGGTGCCCCACGTCCTCCGGACCGCGGTCGGATACCGCATCGCGACCGTCGCGGTGGTTGGCGGCCTGTTCGCGCTGCTGGCCCCGCGGGTCGCCAGCGCGGTCGGCCAGCCCGAGATCGGTCCGCTGCTGGTCCTCGGGACCGGCTACGTCGTGGTCCACTCCTTCTTCACCTTCTCGCAGGTGATTTTCCAGGGGTACAACCAGATCACCTACAGCGCGGCCATCCGGGCGATCGGGTCGGTCGGCCGGCTCGCGCTCGCGGCGACGTTCGTCGTCTTCGTCGGCGGCGCGGTCGGCGCGCTCGCCGGCTACATCGCGGGCTACGGCGTCGGCGCGCTGGTCGGGCTCGGGCTGCTGTACGTCGAGTGCTACCGCGACGCCGACCGCGACGAACCCCCGGAGGACGGGCTGACCCGCCGCGTCGCCGAGTACAGCGTCCCGCTGACCGCGACCAGGGGCGCCAACATCCTCGACAAGCGGGTCGACACCATCCTGGTCGGCTACTTCATGAACCCGGTGGCGGTTGGCTACTACTACCTCTCGAAGCAGATCGTCGGGTTCGTCCACTCGCCGGCGGCCTCGCTCGGGTTCACGCTCTCGCCGGCCTACGGCGAACACAAGGCCGAGGGCGAGACCGACCACGCCGCCAGCATCTACGAGACGACGCTGAAGTACATCCTGCTGCTGTACGTCCCGGCGGCCGCCGGCATGGTCATCGTGGCCGAGCCCGCGCTCCGGCTCGTCTTCGGCCCCGAGTGGGTCGACGCCGCGCCGGTCCTCCAGGTGTTCGCGGGCTACGTCGTGCTCCAGGCCGTTTCCTACGTCACCGGCGACGCCCTCGACTTCCTCGGTCGGGCGCGCGAGCGCGCCCTGGCCAAGGGCGGCGGCTCGGTCGGGAACTTCCTGCTCAACCTCGCGATGATCCCGGCGTTCGGCGTGGTCGGCGCGGCCGCCGCGACCGTCATCACCCACTCGGGGGTGCTGGCGGTCACCCTCTGGGTCATCCACGCCGAGCTCGACCTGGCGGTCGGCGAGCTGGTCCGGCACTTCCTCGCGGTGGTCGCGGTCACGGGCGCGATGTCGCTGGCCGTGGTCGCGGTGCTCGCCCACGTCGGCGGTGCGGTCGCGCTCGTCGGCGCGATACTCGCGGGCGTGGTGGTCTGGGCCGGCCTGTCGGTCGTGAGCGGACTGCTCGACGTCCAGCGCGTCAGAACCATCCTCGCCTGA
- a CDS encoding NAD-dependent epimerase/dehydratase family protein — translation MNDDSQPRSRTGGVDRAPDVAGRTVLITGGAGFVGSHLAEALVDGNEVRVLDDLSGGAREHVPDGAELVEGDVCDGETVAEAMADVDLVFHEAALVSVEESVADPPKSNRINAAATVDLLERAREEDARVVLASSAAVYGHPESVPVAEDDAKEPTSPYGIDKLTLDHYARRYHDLYGLETVPLRYFNVYGPRQNPEYSAVVNVFFQQAADGGPLTVEGDGEQTRDFVHVSDVVQANLLAATTDRVGEPFNVGTGRSVTVNELAETVVEAADSDAEITHVDPRAGDIRHSEADVSKAREELGYEPTVSLRDGLRDLAEAKGLR, via the coding sequence ATGAACGACGACTCGCAGCCCCGGTCCCGAACCGGGGGCGTCGATCGCGCGCCCGACGTCGCCGGGCGGACCGTGCTGATCACCGGCGGGGCCGGCTTCGTCGGCAGCCACCTGGCCGAGGCGCTGGTCGACGGCAACGAGGTGCGCGTGCTCGACGACCTCTCGGGCGGCGCGCGCGAGCACGTCCCCGACGGCGCGGAGCTCGTCGAGGGCGACGTCTGCGACGGCGAGACGGTCGCCGAGGCGATGGCCGACGTCGACCTGGTGTTCCACGAGGCCGCGCTGGTGTCGGTCGAGGAGTCGGTAGCCGACCCGCCGAAGAGCAACCGGATCAACGCCGCCGCGACCGTCGACCTGCTGGAGCGGGCACGCGAGGAGGACGCCCGGGTCGTGCTCGCTTCGTCGGCCGCCGTCTACGGCCACCCCGAGTCGGTGCCGGTCGCGGAGGACGACGCCAAGGAGCCGACCTCGCCGTACGGCATCGACAAGCTGACGCTGGACCACTACGCCCGGCGGTACCACGACCTCTACGGCCTGGAGACGGTGCCGCTCCGGTACTTCAACGTCTACGGACCGCGCCAGAACCCCGAGTACAGCGCGGTGGTGAACGTCTTCTTCCAGCAGGCCGCCGACGGCGGCCCCCTGACCGTCGAGGGCGACGGCGAGCAGACCCGCGACTTCGTCCACGTCAGCGACGTGGTCCAGGCGAACCTGCTTGCGGCGACCACCGACAGAGTCGGCGAACCGTTCAACGTCGGGACCGGCCGGAGCGTCACCGTCAACGAACTCGCCGAGACGGTGGTCGAGGCGGCCGACTCGGACGCCGAGATCACCCACGTCGACCCGCGGGCCGGCGACATCCGCCACAGCGAGGCCGACGTCTCGAAGGCCCGCGAGGAACTCGGCTACGAGCCGACCGTCTCGCTCCGCGATGGGCTCCGGGACCTGGCCGAGGCGAAGGGGCTCCGCTGA
- the wecB gene encoding non-hydrolyzing UDP-N-acetylglucosamine 2-epimerase, whose product MKVLTVVGARPQFVKAAAVSRELRRDHEEVLVHTGQHYDEEMSDVFFEELGIPEPDDNLGVGSDSHGAQTAEMIVGLEELVETEEPDAVLVYGDTNSTLAAAVAASKLDTDLAHVEAGLRSFNREMPEEVNRVLTDHAADLLFAPSRRAVENLREESVPGAVHDTGDVMYDAVLWARDRAADHSTVLDEHGVEPGEYVLATVHRAGNTDDPKKLAAILDALAGDPREVVLPAHPRTVDRMKEYGLYEEAEERLTLTDPAGYLDFVRLQDCADVVATDSGGVQKEAFFLDTPVVTMREETEWRETVEAGWNTLAGADEEAIRRALATADPPDAKPRPYGDGDAAAEIARLLDDE is encoded by the coding sequence ATGAAGGTTCTGACCGTGGTCGGCGCGCGACCCCAGTTCGTGAAGGCCGCGGCGGTCTCGCGCGAGCTCCGCCGGGACCACGAGGAGGTGCTGGTCCACACCGGCCAGCACTACGACGAGGAGATGTCGGACGTGTTCTTCGAGGAACTGGGGATCCCGGAGCCCGACGACAACCTCGGCGTGGGCTCGGACAGCCACGGCGCCCAGACCGCCGAGATGATCGTCGGGCTCGAAGAGCTCGTCGAGACCGAGGAGCCCGACGCGGTGCTCGTCTACGGCGACACCAACTCCACGCTCGCGGCGGCGGTGGCGGCCTCGAAGCTGGACACCGACCTCGCTCACGTCGAGGCCGGCCTCCGGAGCTTCAACCGCGAGATGCCCGAGGAGGTAAACCGGGTGCTGACCGACCACGCCGCCGACCTGCTGTTCGCGCCCTCCCGGCGCGCGGTCGAGAACCTCCGCGAGGAGTCGGTGCCGGGCGCCGTGCACGACACCGGCGACGTGATGTACGACGCGGTGCTGTGGGCCCGCGACCGGGCGGCCGACCACTCGACGGTGCTCGACGAGCACGGCGTCGAGCCCGGCGAGTACGTGCTGGCGACCGTCCACCGCGCGGGCAACACCGACGACCCCAAGAAGCTGGCCGCCATCCTCGACGCGCTGGCCGGCGACCCCCGCGAGGTCGTCCTGCCCGCCCACCCCCGGACGGTCGACCGGATGAAGGAGTACGGGCTGTACGAAGAGGCCGAAGAGCGACTTACGCTGACCGACCCGGCGGGCTACCTCGACTTCGTTCGCCTGCAGGACTGCGCTGACGTGGTCGCGACCGACTCGGGCGGCGTCCAGAAGGAGGCGTTCTTCCTCGACACGCCGGTCGTGACCATGCGCGAGGAGACCGAGTGGCGCGAGACGGTCGAGGCCGGCTGGAACACCCTGGCGGGCGCCGACGAGGAGGCCATCCGGCGGGCGCTCGCGACCGCCGACCCGCCGGACGCGAAGCCCCGGCCCTACGGCGACGGCGACGCCGCGGCCGAGATCGCCCGGCTGCTGGACGATGAGTGA
- a CDS encoding S8 family peptidase — protein sequence MTDNSRRTFLRAVGGAVGSAALVSGTASAGEGGRTDSRFLVDLQEVSRSEVPDSVTVVHDISEIDLLAARGDPDDVPGSASTTPDVTVYRDERTADGGPAKERAGKGPAGNGPAWDSGAPTNTELQWDKRDQRVGDLTENPGNGRTVQDTTKGDDTRVAVIDSGVYDGHPDLADAVNDDLSANFTTDPYDFRPNGAGDHGTHVAGIIAATNANGEGVLGTAPETEIVAHRVFSGVEGATGDVLAAIVDAANVGCDAANISLGYPPLDPETPEVVAIKEAYEAAAAFARSQGTVVVNSAGNAGVDMTPDDVLSLPTEAEGVFGVSATGPIGYLWDDSEPSREDKGLKKLEKEPTYPAVYTNYGTGVDVSAAGGNYDPEAYERGVEGWYYDLVFSTVVERDEEGDPVPGYGWKAGTSMAAPQVTGAVALARSLRPDAGAEEVESLIRETAADAPGGEPYHGAGHLDLRRLVKRARK from the coding sequence ATGACAGACAACAGCAGGCGGACGTTCCTCCGGGCAGTTGGGGGTGCCGTCGGCAGCGCGGCGCTGGTGAGCGGAACGGCGAGCGCCGGCGAGGGCGGCAGAACGGACTCGCGGTTCCTGGTCGACCTGCAGGAGGTCTCGCGGAGCGAAGTGCCCGACTCCGTGACGGTCGTTCACGACATCTCCGAGATAGACCTGCTGGCGGCCCGGGGCGACCCGGACGACGTCCCCGGGTCGGCGTCCACGACCCCGGACGTGACCGTCTACCGGGACGAGCGGACGGCCGACGGCGGTCCGGCGAAAGAACGCGCCGGGAAGGGCCCCGCCGGCAACGGTCCCGCCTGGGACAGCGGCGCGCCGACCAACACGGAACTCCAGTGGGACAAGCGCGACCAGCGCGTCGGCGACCTGACCGAGAACCCGGGGAACGGCCGGACCGTCCAGGACACCACGAAGGGCGACGACACTCGGGTCGCGGTCATCGATAGCGGCGTGTACGACGGCCACCCCGACCTCGCCGACGCGGTGAACGACGACCTGTCGGCGAACTTCACGACCGACCCGTACGACTTCCGGCCGAACGGCGCGGGCGACCACGGGACGCACGTCGCGGGCATCATCGCCGCGACGAACGCGAACGGCGAGGGCGTGCTCGGCACCGCGCCCGAGACGGAAATCGTCGCCCACCGCGTGTTCTCCGGGGTCGAGGGCGCTACCGGGGACGTTCTCGCGGCCATCGTCGACGCCGCGAATGTGGGCTGCGACGCCGCGAACATCAGTCTGGGCTATCCGCCGCTCGACCCCGAGACGCCCGAGGTCGTCGCCATCAAGGAGGCGTACGAGGCGGCCGCCGCGTTCGCCCGTTCGCAGGGAACCGTCGTCGTCAATTCGGCGGGCAACGCCGGCGTCGACATGACGCCCGACGACGTCCTCAGCCTCCCCACGGAGGCCGAGGGCGTCTTCGGCGTCTCCGCGACCGGTCCCATCGGCTACCTCTGGGACGACAGTGAGCCGAGTCGCGAGGACAAGGGGCTGAAGAAGCTGGAGAAGGAGCCGACGTACCCCGCGGTGTACACCAACTACGGCACCGGCGTCGACGTGAGTGCCGCGGGCGGCAACTACGACCCCGAGGCGTACGAGAGAGGCGTCGAGGGCTGGTACTACGACCTGGTGTTCTCGACCGTCGTCGAGCGGGACGAAGAGGGCGACCCGGTTCCCGGGTACGGCTGGAAGGCGGGGACGTCGATGGCCGCCCCCCAGGTCACGGGCGCCGTGGCGCTCGCGCGCTCACTTCGACCCGACGCCGGTGCGGAGGAGGTCGAGTCGTTGATTCGGGAGACCGCCGCGGACGCGCCCGGCGGGGAACCGTACCACGGCGCAGGCCACCTCGACCTCCGGCGGCTCGTCAAGCGCGCCCGGAAGTAA
- a CDS encoding DUF7331 family protein encodes MTEQHDGENAREDEEFETERYAAVGDGAGDTIVYDTENSAAWLKSDAAVDVAEMA; translated from the coding sequence ATGACCGAACAACACGACGGCGAGAACGCCCGCGAGGACGAGGAGTTCGAGACCGAACGCTACGCCGCGGTCGGCGACGGCGCCGGCGACACCATCGTCTACGACACCGAGAACAGCGCCGCGTGGCTCAAGTCCGACGCGGCGGTCGACGTCGCCGAGATGGCGTAG